From a region of the Nonlabens sp. Hel1_33_55 genome:
- the atpA gene encoding F0F1 ATP synthase subunit alpha, whose product MAEVNPAEVSAILKQQLSGFDATASLDEVGTVLTVGDGIARVYGLSNAQYGELVSFASGMEGIVLNLEEDNVGVVLLGPSIEIKEGDTVKRTERIASLKVGEGIVGRVVNTLGQPIDGKGAIEGDLYEMPLERKAPGVIYREPVTEPMQTGIKSIDAMIPVGRGQRELVIGDRQTGKSTVCIDTIINQKEFYDAGEPVYCIYVAIGQKASTVALIAKVLEEAGALAYTTIVAANASDPAPMQVYAPFAGAAIGEYFRDTGRPALIVYDDLSKQAVAYREVSLLLRRPPGREAYPGDVFFLHSRLLERAAKVINDDAIAAEMNDLPESLKPIVKGGGSLTALPIIETQAGDVSAYIPTNVISITDGQIFLDGDLFNSGVRPAINVGISVSRVGGNAQIKSMKKVAGTLKLDQAAFRELEAFAKFGSDLDAATLSVIEKGRRNVEILKQAQNNPYPVENQIAIIYAGSKNLLRNVPIEKVKEFERDYLELLNAKHRGTLDTLKAGKLTDEVIDTLTSVAKDLSSRY is encoded by the coding sequence ATGGCAGAAGTAAATCCAGCAGAAGTATCTGCAATACTTAAGCAACAACTTTCAGGTTTTGATGCTACGGCATCGCTTGATGAAGTGGGAACCGTTCTTACCGTAGGTGATGGTATCGCACGTGTTTATGGTCTTTCAAACGCACAATATGGAGAACTTGTTTCCTTTGCGAGTGGTATGGAAGGTATCGTATTGAACCTTGAGGAAGATAACGTTGGTGTGGTACTTTTAGGTCCATCCATCGAGATCAAAGAAGGTGATACGGTTAAACGTACAGAACGCATTGCTTCCCTTAAAGTAGGTGAAGGAATCGTGGGTCGTGTAGTAAATACACTAGGACAACCTATCGATGGTAAAGGTGCTATTGAAGGTGATCTTTATGAGATGCCACTTGAGCGTAAAGCTCCTGGAGTTATCTATCGGGAGCCGGTAACTGAACCTATGCAAACTGGTATCAAATCTATTGATGCGATGATCCCTGTAGGTCGTGGCCAGCGTGAGTTGGTTATTGGTGACCGTCAAACAGGTAAGTCTACTGTTTGTATCGATACGATCATCAACCAAAAAGAATTTTACGATGCTGGCGAGCCAGTATATTGTATATATGTAGCTATAGGTCAAAAAGCATCTACGGTTGCATTGATCGCAAAGGTTCTTGAAGAAGCTGGAGCACTTGCTTATACTACTATTGTTGCTGCAAATGCATCAGATCCTGCACCTATGCAGGTTTATGCACCGTTTGCTGGAGCAGCGATTGGAGAATACTTCCGTGATACAGGTCGTCCTGCATTGATTGTTTATGATGACTTGTCTAAGCAAGCTGTTGCTTACCGTGAAGTTTCCCTTTTGTTACGTCGTCCACCAGGACGTGAGGCGTACCCAGGTGACGTTTTCTTCTTGCACTCAAGATTGTTGGAGCGTGCTGCAAAGGTGATCAATGATGATGCTATTGCTGCAGAGATGAATGACCTTCCTGAAAGTTTGAAGCCTATCGTTAAAGGTGGTGGATCACTTACTGCATTGCCTATTATCGAAACACAAGCAGGTGACGTTTCTGCTTATATTCCAACAAATGTAATCTCGATTACTGACGGTCAAATCTTCCTAGATGGTGACTTGTTTAACTCTGGTGTACGTCCAGCTATTAACGTAGGTATCTCGGTATCTCGTGTAGGTGGTAACGCACAGATCAAATCGATGAAGAAAGTTGCTGGTACCTTGAAACTGGATCAAGCGGCTTTCCGTGAACTGGAAGCTTTTGCAAAATTTGGTTCTGACCTAGATGCTGCTACATTAAGCGTTATTGAAAAAGGAAGAAGAAACGTGGAGATCTTGAAACAAGCTCAAAACAATCCTTATCCAGTAGAAAACCAAATCGCCATTATCTATGCAGGTTCTAAAAACCTTCTAAGAAACGTGCCGATTGAGAAAGTAAAAGAATTTGAAAGAGATTATCTAGAGCTTCTTAATGCTAAGCATCGAGGAACTTTGGATACGTTGAAAGCTGGTAAATTAACTGATGAAGTGATTGATACATTGACATCAGTTGCTAAGGATTTATCTTCTCGTTATTAA
- a CDS encoding F0F1 ATP synthase subunit B has product MEQLINDFSIGLFIWQIVIFLLIVFLVGKFAWKPILGSLDEREQGIENALKAAENAKTEMANLEASNQAAAQQAREERDAMMKEAREIKEQMIADASGEAQAKADKIIANAQAAIESEKKVALADIKAQVAELSVQIAEKVTRKELSEKDAQLALIDKMLAEANI; this is encoded by the coding sequence ATGGAGCAATTAATTAATGATTTTTCGATAGGTCTATTCATCTGGCAGATCGTTATTTTCCTACTGATCGTTTTTCTTGTAGGGAAATTTGCATGGAAGCCTATTTTAGGAAGCCTAGACGAGCGTGAGCAAGGAATTGAAAATGCGTTGAAAGCAGCAGAGAATGCCAAAACTGAAATGGCAAACCTTGAAGCTTCCAATCAAGCAGCAGCACAACAAGCTCGTGAAGAGCGTGATGCTATGATGAAAGAAGCTCGTGAGATCAAAGAGCAAATGATTGCAGATGCATCTGGCGAGGCACAAGCCAAAGCTGACAAGATCATTGCAAACGCTCAAGCAGCAATAGAATCAGAAAAGAAAGTGGCGCTTGCAGATATCAAAGCACAGGTAGCAGAACTTTCTGTTCAAATCGCAGAGAAAGTTACCCGAAAGGAACTTTCTGAAAAAGATGCACAGCTTGCCCTTATTGACAAAATGCTAGCTGAAGCCAATATCTAG
- a CDS encoding DoxX family protein translates to MKYAYWIITGLLCLMLTVSAGFYIFQNAEVASEFVKLGFPTWVIYPLAAAKLSAVAVILLRKNRVLVEWAYAGLFFNILLAAIAHITIADGEQWSAVVALILLMSSYFLGKKVRPF, encoded by the coding sequence ATGAAATACGCCTATTGGATTATCACAGGATTATTATGTCTCATGCTCACTGTTTCGGCGGGATTCTATATTTTTCAAAATGCTGAGGTCGCCTCAGAGTTTGTGAAGTTGGGGTTTCCAACTTGGGTGATCTATCCATTAGCGGCTGCCAAACTCTCTGCTGTTGCAGTCATTCTTCTAAGAAAGAATAGAGTACTTGTAGAATGGGCGTACGCAGGTTTGTTTTTTAATATTCTACTGGCAGCGATTGCCCACATAACTATAGCAGATGGCGAGCAATGGAGTGCAGTCGTGGCATTGATCCTATTGATGTCTTCTTATTTCTTGGGGAAGAAGGTGAGGCCTTTTTAA
- a CDS encoding polymer-forming cytoskeletal protein yields MKSNKANEILGNSQNRIAKGTTIKGDINSEAGFRIDGEVIGTLTTPAKVVIGKDGKIDGTLECSNADIEGAFSGNLKVSGLLSLKSSAHIEGDVVTNKLAVEPGATFNASCSMNSGVKSLNDNGQQGKSA; encoded by the coding sequence ATGAAGTCCAACAAAGCAAACGAGATATTAGGAAATTCCCAAAATAGAATCGCAAAAGGTACCACCATCAAGGGTGATATCAACAGCGAGGCTGGTTTTAGAATCGATGGTGAAGTCATAGGAACACTCACCACACCTGCAAAAGTGGTCATAGGCAAAGACGGTAAAATCGATGGGACACTAGAATGTTCCAATGCAGATATTGAAGGAGCCTTTTCTGGCAATCTCAAAGTGAGCGGCTTGTTATCGCTAAAATCTTCAGCTCATATTGAAGGTGATGTTGTTACCAACAAACTTGCTGTAGAACCTGGAGCTACTTTCAACGCATCTTGTTCTATGAATAGCGGTGTCAAATCACTCAACGATAATGGCCAGCAGGGAAAATCCGCTTAG
- a CDS encoding AtpZ/AtpI family protein codes for MASRENPLRAYAIFSGIAIQMLAIIGGLAWLGTWLDDRYGYDKLFTAIGVLLGVGLSLYVVLIQLKRINKYEDNSK; via the coding sequence ATGGCCAGCAGGGAAAATCCGCTTAGGGCTTATGCGATTTTTTCTGGGATTGCAATCCAGATGCTTGCAATCATAGGTGGACTGGCATGGCTGGGAACCTGGCTGGATGATCGCTATGGGTATGACAAACTCTTTACAGCAATAGGTGTTTTACTAGGTGTAGGCTTATCGCTTTATGTGGTTCTTATCCAGTTAAAACGCATTAATAAATATGAAGACAACAGTAAGTAA
- the atpB gene encoding F0F1 ATP synthase subunit A, whose translation MFRAYLKTAFFALVFIAFAKANAQEHQHPLTEGEKIVFDEVDGGEYGEGDAVNTKNEVENFIAHHLQDSHYFTLFEIAEEHFFVSLPLPVILWDNGLQVFMSSKFHHGEEIAEVNGNYYQLFHSKIYKVNGPEDFIPQENHHPDNAKPFDISITKNVLVALLVGLIIFFIFRGLAKQYKTRSIPKGFGRVLEPLVIYVRDEIAKPNIGEKKYKKFIGYLLTVFFFIWIANLLGLTPLGTNLTGNIAVTVSLALITYLITTFSANADYWKHIFWMPGVHWIMKIFFIPIELLGTLTKPFALLVRLYANITAGHVVLFTLLGAITVAKTDMAIGAGATTGFGIFYFVLAIFITLIELLVAFLQAYIFTLLSALFIGMAVAEHDHPEHAHAEEDDVDEVRERFV comes from the coding sequence ATGTTTAGAGCTTACTTAAAAACAGCTTTTTTTGCTTTGGTTTTTATCGCTTTCGCGAAAGCGAACGCCCAAGAACACCAACACCCATTAACTGAAGGTGAGAAAATCGTCTTTGATGAAGTTGATGGTGGAGAATATGGTGAAGGTGATGCCGTAAATACTAAAAACGAGGTCGAGAATTTTATAGCACACCACTTACAGGATTCTCATTACTTCACCCTTTTTGAAATTGCCGAAGAGCACTTTTTTGTAAGCCTTCCATTGCCTGTAATCCTTTGGGACAATGGTTTGCAAGTCTTTATGTCTTCAAAGTTTCATCACGGTGAAGAGATTGCAGAGGTAAATGGGAATTATTACCAACTATTCCACAGTAAGATCTACAAGGTCAATGGTCCTGAAGATTTCATACCACAGGAAAATCATCACCCAGATAATGCAAAGCCCTTTGACATTTCTATTACTAAAAACGTACTTGTCGCTCTACTGGTAGGTTTAATCATCTTCTTCATCTTTAGAGGTCTTGCTAAACAATACAAAACACGCTCTATTCCTAAAGGTTTTGGCCGTGTATTAGAACCATTGGTTATTTATGTACGTGACGAGATTGCTAAGCCTAACATTGGAGAGAAGAAATACAAGAAGTTTATAGGTTACTTACTTACCGTGTTCTTCTTTATCTGGATTGCCAACCTTTTGGGATTGACTCCGCTAGGAACGAACCTTACAGGTAATATAGCGGTAACCGTAAGTTTAGCATTGATTACTTACTTGATTACAACCTTTAGCGCTAATGCAGATTATTGGAAGCACATCTTCTGGATGCCAGGCGTTCATTGGATCATGAAAATATTCTTTATCCCAATCGAATTATTGGGAACCCTAACTAAGCCTTTTGCACTGCTTGTACGTTTGTATGCAAACATTACTGCTGGTCACGTTGTATTGTTCACATTATTAGGAGCAATCACCGTTGCAAAAACAGATATGGCAATAGGTGCTGGAGCAACAACAGGATTTGGGATATTCTATTTTGTCCTTGCCATCTTTATCACACTCATTGAATTACTAGTAGCTTTTCTACAAGCGTATATCTTCACCTTGTTATCTGCCTTATTTATTGGTATGGCGGTAGCAGAGCATGATCATCCAGAACATGCTCATGCAGAAGAAGACGATGTAGATGAAGTTAGAGAACGTTTTGTTTAA
- the atpG gene encoding ATP synthase F1 subunit gamma, with protein MANLKEIRNRITSVSSTMQITSAMKMVSAAKLKKAQDAITAMRPYSDKLTELLQNLSASMEGDAGSKYAEQREVKRALVVAITSNRGLAGAFNSNIIKELIRLNKEDLNGAAVSYMTIGKKANDFAKKGSTIQSNKSDLFDDISFEKVSAIAEELMELFVNGEFDKIVIVYNSFKNAATQEVMSEDFLPLKPLAQTEGEAPTNATEYIYEPSKEEIIEQLIPKSLKMQLYKGVRDSWASEHGARMTAMHKATDNATELRDQLKLTYNKARQAAITNEILEIVGGAEALNN; from the coding sequence ATGGCGAATCTTAAGGAAATACGTAATAGAATAACCTCAGTATCCTCTACGATGCAGATTACATCTGCTATGAAGATGGTGAGTGCCGCAAAGCTTAAAAAGGCACAAGATGCTATTACAGCAATGCGCCCGTATTCTGATAAGCTAACGGAATTGCTTCAAAACCTAAGCGCCTCAATGGAAGGCGATGCTGGTAGTAAGTACGCTGAACAACGTGAGGTAAAGAGAGCGCTAGTTGTTGCGATCACTTCCAATCGTGGTCTTGCTGGTGCTTTTAACTCCAATATTATCAAGGAGCTTATTCGCTTGAATAAGGAAGACTTGAATGGTGCAGCTGTGTCTTACATGACGATAGGTAAAAAAGCTAATGATTTTGCAAAGAAAGGGTCTACGATCCAATCCAACAAGAGTGACTTGTTTGACGATATCTCTTTTGAAAAGGTATCTGCTATTGCAGAAGAACTGATGGAGCTATTTGTAAATGGTGAATTTGACAAGATTGTTATTGTATACAATAGCTTTAAAAATGCTGCCACTCAAGAAGTAATGAGTGAAGACTTTTTGCCATTGAAGCCTCTAGCGCAAACTGAAGGAGAAGCACCTACAAATGCTACAGAATACATTTATGAGCCTTCAAAAGAAGAAATCATAGAGCAATTGATTCCTAAATCGCTTAAAATGCAACTCTACAAAGGAGTTCGTGATTCTTGGGCAAGTGAGCACGGTGCTCGTATGACTGCAATGCACAAAGCAACAGACAACGCAACCGAATTGAGAGATCAATTGAAACTGACTTACAATAAAGCACGTCAAGCAGCCATTACAAACGAGATCCTTGAGATCGTAGGTGGTGCAGAGGCTTTGAATAATTAA
- the atpE gene encoding ATP synthase F0 subunit C, with amino-acid sequence MEIPTIVGAGLIAIGAGIGLGQIGGKAMEAIARQPEAAGKIQTAMIIIAALLEGFAFAALLLG; translated from the coding sequence ATGGAAATCCCAACTATTGTAGGTGCAGGACTTATTGCAATCGGAGCTGGTATCGGTCTAGGACAGATCGGTGGAAAAGCAATGGAAGCAATTGCACGTCAGCCTGAGGCTGCCGGTAAAATCCAAACAGCGATGATTATCATCGCAGCACTTTTGGAAGGTTTTGCTTTTGCTGCACTTCTTCTAGGATAA
- a CDS encoding thymidine kinase: MFLENTVNHEEQFGWIEVICGSMFSGKTEELIRRLRRAQFANQKVEIFKPAIDIRYDEEKVVSHDSNEIHSTPVPAAANIPLLATGCQVVGIDEAQFFDDEIVAVCNNLANRGIRVIVAGLDMDFKGNPFGPMPALMATAEYVTKVHAVCTRTGNLAQYSYRKSNDESVVVLGEHQEYEPLSRGAYYKAMLTSKVKDIAVNDAQEIKNKTGS; the protein is encoded by the coding sequence ATGTTTCTAGAAAATACGGTTAATCATGAAGAGCAATTCGGCTGGATCGAGGTCATTTGTGGGTCCATGTTTTCAGGAAAAACTGAGGAATTAATACGCAGGTTAAGGCGAGCTCAATTTGCCAACCAGAAGGTTGAAATCTTTAAGCCGGCTATCGATATAAGGTATGATGAAGAGAAAGTAGTCTCTCATGATTCTAACGAAATTCACTCTACACCAGTACCTGCAGCGGCTAACATCCCATTGCTAGCAACAGGCTGCCAGGTTGTAGGAATAGATGAAGCCCAGTTTTTTGATGATGAAATTGTTGCCGTTTGTAATAACCTCGCTAATCGTGGTATAAGAGTCATTGTAGCAGGTCTGGATATGGATTTTAAAGGCAACCCTTTTGGTCCCATGCCTGCCCTTATGGCAACAGCAGAATATGTTACTAAAGTCCATGCCGTATGCACGCGCACAGGCAATCTCGCACAATACAGCTACCGTAAGTCAAATGATGAAAGTGTGGTCGTCCTGGGTGAACATCAGGAATATGAACCTTTAAGTCGCGGCGCCTACTACAAAGCGATGCTTACAAGTAAGGTAAAAGATATCGCCGTGAATGACGCTCAAGAAATAAAGAATAAAACCGGCTCCTAA
- a CDS encoding DUF6168 family protein, with translation MNFYLKSFLFIAIMAVVGFFLHGYLQADPVFNLVKLYAFLGIATLLSVSGMHYLYSLVPNQLGYAFLVTVFVKFGAALLLFPQLIGDDPDLSRGEILSFLIPYFIFLGVETALVVKWLNKT, from the coding sequence GTGAACTTCTACCTTAAATCATTTCTCTTTATCGCGATCATGGCTGTTGTTGGATTTTTCCTTCACGGTTATTTGCAAGCAGACCCTGTTTTTAATCTGGTGAAACTCTATGCCTTTTTAGGCATAGCAACTTTGCTGTCTGTTTCTGGGATGCATTATTTATACTCGCTGGTACCTAACCAGTTGGGATATGCTTTTCTAGTGACGGTCTTTGTAAAGTTCGGTGCAGCGCTACTGCTTTTTCCGCAATTGATAGGTGACGATCCAGATCTTTCCAGAGGTGAGATTCTATCCTTTCTTATTCCTTATTTTATCTTTTTGGGAGTTGAAACAGCACTGGTTGTCAAGTGGCTCAATAAGACCTAA
- a CDS encoding tetratricopeptide repeat protein → MKNIFAFTTIIFCLLLILASCSRKNDSFISRNLHAVGTEYNVLYNGNLALQAGLDNIEASYRDNYWDILPVERLTVKEAIRVSADDQSDPNFELAEEKAVKAVQKHSMLIDGEEVNPQIDEAYMLLGKARYYDQRFIPSLEAFNYVLQFMPESDEIRMAKIWREKTNMRLENNEIAIENLQELIKEDSLDIKREELILANATLAQAYLNVDKVDSALIYMNRAAQKTKVRATEGRYKYIAGQLFAKAGQRDSAIAHFDEVIELHRKIPRNYYVNAFIEKIKLRDTIEQSDEEFLEVLNELEENRENRPWLDIINYRKAIYLESKDSVDGAIAYYNRSLKAGNRDPYLQGNTYDALGRISFDDARFETAGKYFDSASTRYEDKSREQRAVLKKRENLADIILYENNRRSADSVLGILALSDIERESYYSNYIEEIKAREAQLAEQAAIEEANLAQQKTALATVQTNNAVNRNRLGPPSGAGIDDLGPSSSTNSGFYFYIPATVARGKLQFRAVWGNRALKDNWNLTSLSSNLIDEATEGNVTAINNSVAPEYLASYYIDQLPQGQVALDSIADSRDFAYYQLGVLYKEKFKRNDLAINRFEKLLTFEPEEKLLLPTLYNLYLMGRDGSGDGNDLAFAKAEQYKSTIISQYPETRYAQILQNPTGTFDNSETAEGVYNIIFKQYEQENFATVIEQANNQIIRFAGDPIIPKLELLKTYASGRLYGFQAYKDGLDFIALNYPSSEVGQEAATLAADAEKLAIPSEFAPEENSTNFKLVYQIDATNDQLISDLKTGLAQPIESLGNNISYSIDVYTPEQSLLVIHGMNSKEKAAQVATYLDDPDNNVELPSMPVAISSDNYKIVQVYKSLNDYMIKTL, encoded by the coding sequence TTGAAAAACATTTTTGCTTTTACTACCATCATTTTTTGCCTGCTGCTCATACTTGCCAGTTGTAGCCGCAAGAATGACTCTTTTATTAGCCGAAATCTGCATGCCGTAGGAACTGAATATAATGTTCTCTATAATGGTAATCTTGCCCTGCAGGCTGGACTTGATAATATTGAGGCTAGCTATAGAGATAACTATTGGGACATTCTACCCGTTGAAAGGCTGACAGTGAAGGAAGCCATACGAGTAAGTGCAGACGATCAATCTGATCCCAATTTTGAACTAGCTGAAGAAAAAGCAGTGAAGGCAGTTCAAAAACACAGCATGCTTATCGATGGTGAAGAGGTAAATCCTCAAATCGATGAAGCCTATATGTTACTGGGAAAAGCGCGCTACTATGACCAGCGTTTTATTCCATCGCTAGAAGCATTCAACTACGTTTTACAGTTTATGCCAGAATCTGATGAGATCAGAATGGCTAAAATCTGGCGCGAGAAAACCAACATGCGATTAGAAAACAATGAGATCGCTATTGAAAATCTGCAAGAACTTATAAAGGAAGACAGTCTTGATATCAAACGTGAAGAATTGATTCTTGCTAACGCTACACTGGCACAAGCCTACCTCAATGTCGACAAAGTAGACAGTGCGCTCATCTACATGAACCGAGCGGCTCAAAAAACAAAAGTCAGAGCGACAGAAGGTCGTTACAAATACATTGCAGGACAGTTATTTGCAAAGGCTGGACAGCGCGACAGCGCCATCGCTCATTTTGATGAAGTAATAGAGTTGCATAGAAAAATTCCTCGTAATTATTATGTCAACGCGTTTATTGAGAAAATTAAGCTTAGAGACACCATAGAACAATCTGATGAGGAATTTCTAGAAGTACTCAACGAGCTGGAAGAAAACCGCGAGAACAGACCGTGGTTGGATATTATCAACTATCGCAAAGCGATTTATCTGGAATCAAAAGATAGCGTGGATGGAGCCATTGCCTATTACAATCGATCGTTAAAGGCTGGTAATCGAGATCCTTACCTACAGGGAAATACTTATGATGCTTTAGGGCGGATCAGTTTTGACGACGCTCGTTTTGAAACCGCTGGAAAATATTTTGATAGTGCTTCCACAAGATATGAGGACAAGTCCAGAGAGCAGCGCGCCGTTTTAAAGAAGCGAGAGAACCTAGCAGACATTATTCTATACGAGAACAATCGCCGCAGTGCAGATAGCGTTTTGGGAATTCTAGCATTGAGCGACATTGAAAGAGAAAGCTACTACAGCAACTACATTGAAGAAATTAAGGCTCGCGAGGCACAACTAGCAGAACAGGCCGCCATTGAAGAGGCAAATCTTGCCCAACAAAAAACAGCACTCGCCACTGTGCAAACCAACAATGCTGTCAACAGAAATAGATTGGGACCACCTAGCGGCGCGGGAATTGATGATCTGGGACCTTCAAGCAGCACTAACAGCGGTTTCTACTTTTATATACCAGCGACCGTTGCTAGAGGTAAGTTGCAGTTCCGTGCGGTATGGGGAAATCGGGCGCTTAAGGACAATTGGAATCTTACCAGTTTGAGCAGCAATCTAATTGATGAAGCGACAGAAGGTAATGTGACCGCCATCAATAATTCAGTGGCTCCAGAATATCTCGCTTCCTATTACATCGACCAATTGCCGCAGGGACAAGTGGCATTGGACAGCATTGCAGACTCTCGTGATTTTGCCTACTACCAGCTGGGCGTACTTTATAAGGAGAAATTCAAACGCAATGATCTTGCTATTAACAGGTTTGAAAAGCTATTGACTTTTGAACCAGAAGAAAAATTATTGCTTCCTACGTTGTATAATCTATACCTGATGGGTCGCGATGGTTCAGGTGATGGAAATGATCTCGCTTTCGCGAAAGCGGAACAATACAAATCCACTATCATATCGCAATATCCTGAAACGAGATATGCGCAGATTCTTCAAAATCCTACCGGAACCTTTGACAATAGCGAGACTGCCGAAGGTGTTTATAACATAATCTTCAAACAGTACGAGCAAGAGAATTTTGCAACCGTGATTGAGCAGGCAAACAATCAGATCATTCGGTTTGCTGGTGATCCCATTATTCCTAAGCTGGAACTTTTAAAGACCTATGCTTCTGGTAGATTGTACGGTTTCCAGGCTTACAAAGATGGGCTGGATTTTATCGCCTTAAATTATCCTAGTAGCGAAGTAGGCCAAGAGGCCGCAACCCTAGCTGCAGATGCAGAAAAACTGGCTATACCCAGCGAGTTTGCTCCAGAGGAAAACAGCACTAATTTTAAGTTGGTTTATCAAATTGATGCAACAAACGACCAGCTTATCAGTGACCTAAAGACTGGTCTTGCTCAACCAATTGAATCATTGGGTAACAACATTAGCTATTCCATTGATGTATATACTCCAGAGCAATCACTACTGGTCATTCACGGTATGAACTCTAAGGAAAAAGCGGCGCAAGTAGCGACCTACCTTGATGATCCAGATAATAATGTGGAGTTACCATCAATGCCTGTAGCCATATCATCTGATAACTATAAAATTGTCCAGGTCTACAAAAGTTTAAATGATTACATGATCAAGACACTTTAA
- a CDS encoding ABC transporter ATP-binding protein, whose protein sequence is MINIQNLSKKYNDTTVLDIDSLQLERGQSVGLVGNNGAGKTTLFSLLLDLIEPTTGHILSNGIQVNESEDWKPFTSAFVDESFLIGYLTPEEYFYFIGELRGQNKADIDALMVKHADFFNGEAIGQKKYLRDLSKGNQKKVGIIAALIGSPEVIILDEPFANLDPSTQIRLKAIIKDLSDDPNVTMLISSHDLIHVTEVAQRVVLLEKGKVVMDQVKDAATFGQLEKYFMGISELHIVPAQEAAPMTTTEEE, encoded by the coding sequence ATGATCAACATACAGAACCTCTCCAAAAAATATAACGACACCACCGTATTGGACATCGACAGTTTGCAGTTAGAACGTGGGCAGTCTGTTGGGCTGGTAGGAAATAATGGTGCTGGTAAAACCACACTTTTTTCTCTATTATTGGATCTTATTGAGCCTACAACCGGACACATTTTATCTAACGGAATTCAAGTAAATGAGAGCGAGGACTGGAAGCCGTTTACTAGTGCTTTTGTCGATGAGAGCTTCCTTATAGGTTATCTAACACCTGAGGAGTACTTCTATTTTATAGGTGAGTTGCGCGGTCAGAACAAAGCAGATATTGATGCGCTCATGGTAAAACATGCAGACTTTTTTAACGGTGAAGCGATAGGCCAGAAAAAATACTTGCGCGACCTTTCTAAGGGTAACCAGAAAAAAGTCGGAATCATTGCCGCATTGATAGGTAGTCCAGAAGTGATTATTCTTGATGAGCCTTTTGCAAACCTAGATCCATCCACGCAGATTAGATTGAAAGCCATTATCAAGGATCTTTCTGACGATCCCAATGTGACGATGCTTATCTCTAGCCACGACTTGATTCACGTGACTGAGGTTGCACAACGCGTCGTATTGTTAGAAAAAGGGAAAGTGGTGATGGATCAAGTGAAAGATGCAGCTACCTTTGGCCAGCTGGAAAAATATTTCATGGGAATTAGTGAACTACACATAGTTCCAGCGCAAGAAGCTGCTCCCATGACAACTACTGAAGAAGAGTAA
- the atpH gene encoding ATP synthase F1 subunit delta: MKLSRAASRYAKAILDLAIEKKEAAAVNDEMKSVLTTVHGNKELQDFLKSPVVKSDQKRGALRQIFSKAGGITMGAFDLIVDNQRADILGDIATKYILLFEEMNKREVATVTTAVEITPELEAKVLAKAKELAGTEVTLEKKIDPSIVGGFILRVGDKEINASVHSTLGELRREFAGK; encoded by the coding sequence ATGAAACTTTCAAGAGCAGCATCCCGATACGCAAAAGCCATCCTCGATCTCGCTATAGAGAAAAAGGAAGCGGCTGCCGTGAATGATGAAATGAAATCTGTGCTCACGACCGTTCACGGTAATAAAGAGCTGCAGGATTTCTTGAAAAGCCCAGTGGTGAAGTCAGATCAAAAAAGAGGAGCTTTACGTCAGATTTTTAGCAAGGCTGGTGGCATCACGATGGGAGCCTTTGATTTGATCGTTGACAATCAACGTGCAGATATTCTAGGCGATATAGCTACAAAATACATCCTTCTTTTTGAAGAGATGAACAAACGCGAGGTTGCTACGGTAACTACAGCGGTAGAAATCACTCCAGAATTAGAAGCAAAAGTTCTTGCAAAGGCAAAAGAATTAGCAGGAACTGAGGTAACTCTTGAAAAGAAAATAGATCCTAGTATTGTAGGTGGGTTTATTCTAAGAGTTGGCGATAAAGAAATTAATGCCAGCGTGCACAGCACTTTGGGAGAATTGAGAAGAGAATTCGCTGGTAAGTAA